Proteins co-encoded in one Chaetodon auriga isolate fChaAug3 chromosome 9, fChaAug3.hap1, whole genome shotgun sequence genomic window:
- the atp11c gene encoding phospholipid-transporting ATPase IG isoform X1 — MPSVGESMMELGGDERRVDSRTIYVGHRSCSATEAFIPPKFCDNRIVSSKYTVWNFLPKNLFEQFRRIANFYFLIIFLVQVIVDTPTSPVTSGLPLFFVITVTAIKQGYEDWLRHKADNEVNKYPVTVLEDGRRIRKESEKIKVGDVVEVEEDETFPCDLILLQSSRDDDTCFVTTASLDGESNHKTHYTVPDTVKDLESLNATIECEQPQPDLYKFVGRMHIDKNDQEPVVRSLGPENLLLKGATLKNTQKICGVAVYTGMETKMALNYQGKSQKRSAVEKSINAFLLVYLCILVSKALVCTTLKYVWQSKPGQDEPWYNEKTQREKDTNLYLKMFTDFLSFMVLFNFIIPVSMYVTVEMQKFLGSFFITWDKDFFDPEIQEGALVNTSDLNEELGQVEYVFTDKTGTLTQNNMEFIECCIDGFQYKYRDASSELDGFCVTDGPVSKLQQKAGREREELFLRALCLCHTVQVKESAEQGRGQGDGLIDQVDGLGVDGEVVHPPQEQRGFIASSPDEVALVKGAMRYGFTFLGLESKTMKILNRNNDVEMYELLHVLNFDPVRRRMSVIVRSKSGDTLLFCKGADSSIFPRVRQEEVERIRMHVERNATEGYRTLCVAYKILSAEEYAQADAGLREARLALQDREEKLMTVYNQVETGMSLIGATAVEDRLQEEAAETMEALQGAGIKVWVLTGDKMETAKSTCYACRLFQRNTELLELTVRTLEDEGKRREERLHELLLEYHKKAVQDAPPVKAGVTRSWSSAGQDYGFIIDGATLSMVLNSSSESNSSRYKTLFLQICQNCTSVLCCRMAPLQKAQIVKMVKNSKGSPITLSIGDGANDVSMILEAHVGIGIKGKEGRQAVRNSDYAIPKLKHLKKLLLAHGHLYYVRIAHLVQYFFYKNLCFILPQFLYQFFCGYSQQPLYDAAYLTMYNICFTSMPILAYSLLEQHICMEVLLDNATLYREIAKNAMLRWGPFLYWTLLGVFHGLLFFFGVRYLFSNPALQDNGQVFGNWSYGTIVFTVLVFTVTLKLALDTRHWTWINHFVIWGSLAFYVFFSFFWGGIIWPFLRQQRLYFVFANMLSSVSAWLVIILLILLSLLPEILLVVFRKPRGPHARQKKPAQSSAGGLQSPRSSARPLLMRTFSDESNTVI; from the exons CTTGGCGGTGATGAGAGAAGAGTCGACAGTAGGACTATCTACGTTGGTCATCGGTCGTGTTCCGCCACTGAGGCTTTCATACCACCCAAGTTCTGTGATAACAGGATTGTGTCCTCCAAG TATACCGTTTGGAACTTTCTACCAAAGAACCTGTTTGAACAGTTTAGAAGAATTGCCAATTTCTACTTCCTTATCATCTTCCTGGTGCAG GTGATAGTGGACACCCCCACCAGCCCAGTCACCAGTGGCCTACCCTTATTTTTTGTGATCACAGTAACCGCTATCAAGCAG GGCTATGAGGACTGGCTACGACACAAGGCTGACAACGAGGTGAACAAGTACCCAGTGACAGTGCTAGAGGACGGCCGGAGGATACGGAAGGAGAGTGAGAAGATCAAG GTTGGAGATgttgtggaggtggaggaagatgaGACCTTTCCCTGTGATTTAATACTCCTGCAGTCGAGCCGAGACGACGACACATGTTTTGTTACCACAGCAAGTCTGGATGGAGAGTCCAACCATAAA ACACACTACACAGTGCCAGACACGGTGAAGGATCTGGAATCTCTCAACGCCACCATTGAGTGTGAACAGCCACAGCCTGACCTTTACAA gttTGTGGGCCGTATGCACATCGACAAAAATGACCAGGAGCCTGTTGTAAG GTCTTTGGGCCCAGAAAACCTTCTGCTGAAAGGGGCGACTTTAAAGAACACTCAGAAAATCTGTG GTGTTGCAGTTTACACTGGCATGGAGACAAAGATGGCTCTCAACTACCAGGGCAAGTCTCAGAAGCGCTCTGCTGTGGAGAA GTCTATCAATGCCTTCCTCCTGGTTTACCTGTGCATACTGGTGAGCAAGGCCCTGGTGTGCACTACTCTTAAGTATGTGTGGCAGAGCAAGCCTGGACAGGATGAGCCTTGGTACAATGAGAAAAcccagagagagaaggacacCAACCTG taCCTGAAGATgttcactgacttcctgtccttCATGGTGCTCTTCAACTTCATCATTCCGGTTTCCATGTATGTGACGGTTGAGATGCAGAAGTTTTTGGGATCCTTTTTCATCACGTGGGACAAGGACTTCTTTGACCCTGAAATCCAGGAGGGGGCTCTAGTCAACACTTCAGACCTCAATGAGGAGCTGGGACAG GTGGAGTACGTCTTTACGGACAAGACGGGCACCCTCACCCAGAATAACATGGAGTTCATAGAGTGCTGCATCGACGGCTTCCAGTACAAGTATCGGGACGCGAGCTCAGAGTTGGACGGGTTTTGTGTCACAGATGGACCTGTGAGCAAACTACAGCAGAAAGCTGGCAGG GAGAGGGAGGAGCTGTTTCTGCGCGCCCTGTGTCTGTGCCACACGGTCCAGGTGAAGGAGTCTGCAGAGCAGGGTCGAGGCCAAGGGGACGGACTGATAGACCAGGTGGATGGCTTAGGGGTGGACGGAGAGGTGGTCCACCCTCCGCAGGAGCAGAGGGGCTTTATAGCCTCCTCACCTGATGAGGTCGCTCTGGTCAAGGGTGCCATGAG GTATGGCTTCACATTTCTGGGCCTCGAAAGTAAAACCATGAAGATCCTCAACAGGAACAATGACGTTGAAAT GTACGAACTGCTTCACGTGTTGAACTTTGACCCCGTGAGAAGGCGAATGAGTGTGATTGTCAGATCCAAATCAG gtgATACACTGCTCTTCTGTAAGGGAGCAGACTCGTCCATCTTCCCACGCGTCAGACAGGAGGAGGTCGAAAGGATACGCATGCATGTGGAGCGTAATGCGACG GAGGGCTACCGGACGCTGTGTGTGGCCTACAAAATACTCAGTGCAGAGGAGTACGCCCAGGCAGATGCCGGACTGAGGGAAGCAAGACTGGCTCTGcaggacagagaagagaagctCATGACTGTTTACAACCAAGTGGAGACCGGCATGAGTCTCATAGGAGCCACTGCTGTAGAAGATCG GCTTCAAGAGGAGGCAGCTGAGACCATGGAGGCTCTGCAGGGGGCAGGCATTAAGGTTTGGGTCCTAACGGGGGACAAGATGGAGACGGCAAAGTCCACCTGTTATGCTTGTAGACTGTTCCAGAGGAACACAGAGCTGTTGGAGCTGACGGTGCGTACTCTGGAGGATGAAGGGAAGAGGCGTGAGGAACGACTGCACGAGCTGTTGCTAGAGTACCACAAGAAAGCTGTGCAGGATGCTCCACCGGTTAAAGCAGGCGTCACCAG GAGCTGGTCCTCGGCTGGTCAGGACTATGGCTTTATCATAGATGGAGCCACTCTGTCGATGGTGCTCAACTCCTCCTCTGAATCCAACTCGAGTCGCTACAAGACCCTGTTCCTGCAGATCTGTCAAAACTGCACGTCCGTGCTCTGCTGCCGCATGGCTCCTCTCCAGAAGGCACAG ATAGTTAAAATGGTGAAGAACTCTAAAGGCAGCCCCATCACTCTTTCCATTGGAGATGGTGCCAATGATGTCAGCATGATTTTGGAAGCTCATGTCGGCATTG gtatTAAGGGTAAAGagggcaggcaggcagtgagGAACAGCGATTACGCCATCCCCAAACTCAAGCACCTGAAGAAACTTCTGTTGGCTCACGGGCATCTCTACTACGTTCGCATTGCACACCTGGTGCAGTATTTCTTTTACAAG AACCTTTGCTTCATCTTACCTCAGTTTTTGTACCAGTTCTTCTGTGGCTATTCCCAGCAA CCCCTGTATGACGCGGCCTATCTGACGATGTACAACATCTGCTTCACCTCTATGCCCATCCTGGCTTACAGCCTCTTGGAACAGCACATCTGCATGGAGGTTCTGCTGGACAACGCTACCCTCTACAG AGAGATCGCTAAGAACGCCATGTTACGGTGGGGACCGTTCCTCTACTGGACTTTGCTCGGAGTCTTCCATGGCTTGCTCTTCTTCTTCGGTGTTCGATATTTGTTCAGTAACCCAGCACTGCAGGATAATGGCCAG GTTTTTGGGAACTGGTCGTACGGAACAATTGTGTTCACTGTCCTCGTCTTCACTGTCACACTAAAG CTCGCTCTGGACACACGGCACTGGACATGGATCAACCACTTTGTAATCTGGGGCTCCCTGGCTTTCTACGTGTTTTTCAGCTTCTTCTGGGGAGGAATAATATG GCCTTTCCTGAGGCAGCAAcgtttgtactttgtgtttgccAACATGCTGAGCTCGGTGTCAGCCTGGCTGGTCATCATCCTGCTCATCCTGCTCAGCCTACTGCCAGAGATTCTGCTTGTGGTGTTCCGCAAACCCCGCGGGCCTCACGCTCGACAG